The Symphalangus syndactylus isolate Jambi chromosome 3, NHGRI_mSymSyn1-v2.1_pri, whole genome shotgun sequence genome has a segment encoding these proteins:
- the GRIN1 gene encoding glutamate receptor ionotropic, NMDA 1 isoform X3, with product MSTMRLLTLALLFSCSVARAACDPKIVNIGAVLSTRKHEQMFREAVNQANKRHGSWKIQLNATSVTHKPNAIQMALSVCEDLISSQVYAILVSHPPTPNDHFTPTPVSYTAGFYRIPVLGLTTRMSIYSDKSIHLSFLRTVPPYSHQSSVWFEMMRVYSWNHIILLVSDDHEGRAAQKRLETLLEERESKSKKRNYENLDQLSYDNKRGPKAEKVLQFDPGTKNVTALLMEAKELEARVIILSASEDDAATVYRAAAMLNMTGSGYVWLVGEREISGNALRYAPDGILGLQLINGKNESAHISDAVGVVAQAVHELLEKENITDPPRGCVGNTNIWKTGPLFKRVLMSSKYADGVTGRVEFNEDGDRKFANYSIMNLQNRKLVQVGIYNGTHVIPNDRKIIWPGGETEKPRGYQMSTRLKIVTIHQEPFVYVKPTLSDGTCKEEFTVNGDPVKKVICTGPNDTSPGSPRHTVPQCCYGFCIDLLIKLARTMNFTYEVHLVADGKFGTQERVNNSNKKEWNGMMGELLSGQADMIVAPLTINNERAQYIEFSKPFKYQGLTILVKKEIPRSTLDSFMQPFQSTLWLLVGLSVHVVAVMLYLLDRFSPFGRFKVNSEEEEEDALTLSSAMWFSWGVLLNSGIGEGAPRSFSARILGMVWAGFAMIIVASYTANLAAFLVLDRPEERITGINDPRLRNPSDKFIYATVKQSSVDIYFRRQVELSTMYRHMEKHNYESAAEAIQAVRDNKLHAFIWDSAVLEFEASQKCDLVTTGELFFRSGFGIGMRKDSPWKQNVSLSILKSHENGFMEDLDKTWVRYQECDSRSNAPATLTFENMAGVFMLVAGGIVAGIFLIFIEIAYKRHKDARRKQMQLAFAAVNVWRKNLQDRKSGRAEPDPKKKATFRAITSTLASSFKRRRSSKDTSTGGGRGALQNQKDTVLPRRAIEREEGQLQLCSRHRES from the exons ATGAGCACCATGCGCCTGCTGACGCTCGCCCTGCTGTTCTCCTGCTCCGTTGCCCGTGCGGCGTGCGACCCCAAGATCGTCAACATTGGCGCGGTGCTGAGCACGCGGAAGCACGAGCAGATGTTCCGCGAGGCCGTGAACCAGGCCAACAAGCGGCACGGCTCCTGGAAGATTCAGCTCAATGCCACCTCCGTCACGCACAAGCCCAACGCCATCCAGATGGCTCTTTCGGTGTGCGAGGACCTCATCTCCAGCCAG GTCTACGCCATCCTAGTTAGCCATCCACCTACCCCCAACGACCACTTCACTCCCACCCCTGTCTCCTACACAGCCGGCTTCTACCGCATCCCCGTGCTGGGGCTGACCACCCGCATGTCCATCTACTCGGACAAG AGCATCCACCTGAGCTTCCTGCGCACCGTGCCGCCCTACTCCCACCAGTCGAGCGTGTGGTTTGAGATGATGCGTGTCTACAGCTGGAACCACATCATCCTGCTGGTCAGCGACGACCACGAGGGCCGGGCGGCTCAGAAGCGCCTGGAGACGCTGCTGGAGGAGCGTGAGTCCAAG AGTAAAAAAAGGAACTATGAAAACCTCGACCAACTGTCCTATGACAACAAGCGCGGACCCAAG GCAGAGAAGGTGCTGCAGTTTGACCCAGGGACCAAGAACGTGACGGCCCTGCTGATGGAGGCGAAAGAGCTGGAAGCCCGGGTCATCATCCTTTCTGCCAG CGAGGACGATGCTGCCACTGTATACCGCGCAGCCGCAATGCTGAACATGACGGGCTCCGGGTACGTGTGGCTGGTCGGGGAGCGCGAGATCTCGGGGAACGCCCTGCGCTACGCCCCGGACG GTATCCTCGGGCTGCAGCTCATCAACGGCAAGAACGAGTCGGCCCACATCAGCGACGCCGTGGGCGTGGTGGCCCAGGCCGTGCACGAGCTCCTCGAGAAGGAGAACATCACCGACCCGCCGCGGGGCTGCGTGGGCAACACCAACATCTGGAAGACCGGGCCGCTCTTCAAGAG AGTCCTGATGTCTTCCAAGTATGCGGACGGGGTGACCGGTCGTGTGGAGTTCAATGAGGATGGGGACCGGAAGTTCGCCAACTACAGCATCATGAACCTGCAGAACCGCAAGCTGGTGCAAGTGGGCATCTACAACGGCACCCAC GTCATCCCTAATGACAGGAAGATCATCTGGCCAGGCGGAGAGACAGAGAAGCCTCGAGGGTACCAGATGTCCACCAGACTGAAG aTTGTGACGATCCACCAGGAGCCCTTCGTGTACGTCAAGCCCACGCTGAGTGATGGGACATGCAAGGAGGAGTTCACAGTCAACGGCGACCCAGTCAAGAAGGTGATCTGCACCGGGCCCAATGACACGTCGCCGGGCAGCC CCCGCCACACGGTGCCTCAGTGCTGCTACGGCTTTTGCATCGACCTGCTCATCAAGCTGGCACGGACCATGAACTTCACCTACGAGGTGCACCTGGTGGCAGATGGCAAGTTCGGCACACAGGAGCGG GtgaacaacagcaacaagaaggagtggaatgggatgATGGGCGAGCTGCTCAGCGGGCAGGCAGACATGATCGTGGCGCCGCTAACCATAAACAACGAGCGCGCGCAGTACATCGAGTTTTCCAAGCCCTTCAAGTACCAGGGCCTGACTATTCTGGTCAAGAAG GAGATCCCCCGGAGCACGCTGGACTCGTTCATGCAGCCGTTCCAGAGCACACTGTGGCTGCTGGTGGGGCTGTCGGTGCACGTGGTGGCCGTGATGCTGTACCTGCTGGACCGCTTCAG CCCCTTCGGCCGGTTCAAGGTGAAcagcgaggaggaggaggaggacgcaTTGACCCTGTCCTCGGCCATGTGGTTCTCCTGGGGCGTCCTGCTCAACTCCGGCATCGGGGAAG GCGCCCCCAGAAGCTTCTCGGCGCGCATCCTGGGCATGGTGTGGGCCGGCTTTGCCATGATCATCGTGGCCTCCTACACCGCCAACCTGGCGGCCTTCCTGGTGCTGGACCGGCCGGAGGAGCGCATCACGGGCATCAACGACCCTCGG CTGAGGAACCCCTCGGACAAATTTATCTACGCCACGGTGAAGCAGAGCTCCGTGGACATCTACTTCCGGCGCCAGGTAGAGCTGAGCACCATGTACCGGCATATGGAGAAGCACAACTACGAGAGTGCGGCGGAGGCCATCCAGGCCGTGCGAGACAA CAAGCTGCATGCCTTCATCTGGGACTCCGCGGTGCTGGAGTTCGAGGCCTCGCAGAAGTGCGACCTGGTGACGACTGGAGAGCTGTTCTTCCGCTCGGGCTTCGGCATAGGCATGCGCAAAGACAGCCCCTGGAAGCAGAACGTCTCCCTGTCCATCCTCAA GTCCCATGAGAATGGCTTCATGGAAGACCTGGACAAGACGTGGGTTCGGTATCAGGAATGTGACTCGCGCAGCAACGCCCCTGCGACCCTTACTTTTGAGAACATGGCAG GGGTCTTCATGCTAGTAGCTGGGGGCATCGTGGCCGGGATCTTCCTGATTTTCATTGAGATTGCCTACAAGCGGCACAAGGATGCTCGCCGGAAGCAGATGCAGCTGGCCTTTGCAGCCGTGAACGTGTGGAGGAAGAACCTGCAG GATAGAAAGAGTGGTAGAGCAGAGCCTGACCCTAAAAAGAAAGCCACATTTAGGGCTATCACCTCCACCCTGGCTTCCAGCTTCAAGAGACGTAGGTCCTCCAAAGACACG
- the GRIN1 gene encoding glutamate receptor ionotropic, NMDA 1 isoform X10, translated as MSTMRLLTLALLFSCSVARAACDPKIVNIGAVLSTRKHEQMFREAVNQANKRHGSWKIQLNATSVTHKPNAIQMALSVCEDLISSQVYAILVSHPPTPNDHFTPTPVSYTAGFYRIPVLGLTTRMSIYSDKSIHLSFLRTVPPYSHQSSVWFEMMRVYSWNHIILLVSDDHEGRAAQKRLETLLEERESKSKKRNYENLDQLSYDNKRGPKAEKVLQFDPGTKNVTALLMEAKELEARVIILSASEDDAATVYRAAAMLNMTGSGYVWLVGEREISGNALRYAPDGILGLQLINGKNESAHISDAVGVVAQAVHELLEKENITDPPRGCVGNTNIWKTGPLFKRVLMSSKYADGVTGRVEFNEDGDRKFANYSIMNLQNRKLVQVGIYNGTHVIPNDRKIIWPGGETEKPRGYQMSTRLKIVTIHQEPFVYVKPTLSDGTCKEEFTVNGDPVKKVICTGPNDTSPGSPRHTVPQCCYGFCIDLLIKLARTMNFTYEVHLVADGKFGTQERVNNSNKKEWNGMMGELLSGQADMIVAPLTINNERAQYIEFSKPFKYQGLTILVKKEIPRSTLDSFMQPFQSTLWLLVGLSVHVVAVMLYLLDRFSPFGRFKVNSEEEEEDALTLSSAMWFSWGVLLNSGIGEGAPRSFSARILGMVWAGFAMIIVASYTANLAAFLVLDRPEERITGINDPRLRNPSDKFIYATVKQSSVDIYFRRQVELSTMYRHMEKHNYESAAEAIQAVRDNKLHAFIWDSAVLEFEASQKCDLVTTGELFFRSGFGIGMRKDSPWKQNVSLSILKSHENGFMEDLDKTWVRYQECDSRSNAPATLTFENMAGVFMLVAGGIVAGIFLIFIEIAYKRHKDARRKQMQLAFAAVNVWRKNLQSRPPVPIP; from the exons ATGAGCACCATGCGCCTGCTGACGCTCGCCCTGCTGTTCTCCTGCTCCGTTGCCCGTGCGGCGTGCGACCCCAAGATCGTCAACATTGGCGCGGTGCTGAGCACGCGGAAGCACGAGCAGATGTTCCGCGAGGCCGTGAACCAGGCCAACAAGCGGCACGGCTCCTGGAAGATTCAGCTCAATGCCACCTCCGTCACGCACAAGCCCAACGCCATCCAGATGGCTCTTTCGGTGTGCGAGGACCTCATCTCCAGCCAG GTCTACGCCATCCTAGTTAGCCATCCACCTACCCCCAACGACCACTTCACTCCCACCCCTGTCTCCTACACAGCCGGCTTCTACCGCATCCCCGTGCTGGGGCTGACCACCCGCATGTCCATCTACTCGGACAAG AGCATCCACCTGAGCTTCCTGCGCACCGTGCCGCCCTACTCCCACCAGTCGAGCGTGTGGTTTGAGATGATGCGTGTCTACAGCTGGAACCACATCATCCTGCTGGTCAGCGACGACCACGAGGGCCGGGCGGCTCAGAAGCGCCTGGAGACGCTGCTGGAGGAGCGTGAGTCCAAG AGTAAAAAAAGGAACTATGAAAACCTCGACCAACTGTCCTATGACAACAAGCGCGGACCCAAG GCAGAGAAGGTGCTGCAGTTTGACCCAGGGACCAAGAACGTGACGGCCCTGCTGATGGAGGCGAAAGAGCTGGAAGCCCGGGTCATCATCCTTTCTGCCAG CGAGGACGATGCTGCCACTGTATACCGCGCAGCCGCAATGCTGAACATGACGGGCTCCGGGTACGTGTGGCTGGTCGGGGAGCGCGAGATCTCGGGGAACGCCCTGCGCTACGCCCCGGACG GTATCCTCGGGCTGCAGCTCATCAACGGCAAGAACGAGTCGGCCCACATCAGCGACGCCGTGGGCGTGGTGGCCCAGGCCGTGCACGAGCTCCTCGAGAAGGAGAACATCACCGACCCGCCGCGGGGCTGCGTGGGCAACACCAACATCTGGAAGACCGGGCCGCTCTTCAAGAG AGTCCTGATGTCTTCCAAGTATGCGGACGGGGTGACCGGTCGTGTGGAGTTCAATGAGGATGGGGACCGGAAGTTCGCCAACTACAGCATCATGAACCTGCAGAACCGCAAGCTGGTGCAAGTGGGCATCTACAACGGCACCCAC GTCATCCCTAATGACAGGAAGATCATCTGGCCAGGCGGAGAGACAGAGAAGCCTCGAGGGTACCAGATGTCCACCAGACTGAAG aTTGTGACGATCCACCAGGAGCCCTTCGTGTACGTCAAGCCCACGCTGAGTGATGGGACATGCAAGGAGGAGTTCACAGTCAACGGCGACCCAGTCAAGAAGGTGATCTGCACCGGGCCCAATGACACGTCGCCGGGCAGCC CCCGCCACACGGTGCCTCAGTGCTGCTACGGCTTTTGCATCGACCTGCTCATCAAGCTGGCACGGACCATGAACTTCACCTACGAGGTGCACCTGGTGGCAGATGGCAAGTTCGGCACACAGGAGCGG GtgaacaacagcaacaagaaggagtggaatgggatgATGGGCGAGCTGCTCAGCGGGCAGGCAGACATGATCGTGGCGCCGCTAACCATAAACAACGAGCGCGCGCAGTACATCGAGTTTTCCAAGCCCTTCAAGTACCAGGGCCTGACTATTCTGGTCAAGAAG GAGATCCCCCGGAGCACGCTGGACTCGTTCATGCAGCCGTTCCAGAGCACACTGTGGCTGCTGGTGGGGCTGTCGGTGCACGTGGTGGCCGTGATGCTGTACCTGCTGGACCGCTTCAG CCCCTTCGGCCGGTTCAAGGTGAAcagcgaggaggaggaggaggacgcaTTGACCCTGTCCTCGGCCATGTGGTTCTCCTGGGGCGTCCTGCTCAACTCCGGCATCGGGGAAG GCGCCCCCAGAAGCTTCTCGGCGCGCATCCTGGGCATGGTGTGGGCCGGCTTTGCCATGATCATCGTGGCCTCCTACACCGCCAACCTGGCGGCCTTCCTGGTGCTGGACCGGCCGGAGGAGCGCATCACGGGCATCAACGACCCTCGG CTGAGGAACCCCTCGGACAAATTTATCTACGCCACGGTGAAGCAGAGCTCCGTGGACATCTACTTCCGGCGCCAGGTAGAGCTGAGCACCATGTACCGGCATATGGAGAAGCACAACTACGAGAGTGCGGCGGAGGCCATCCAGGCCGTGCGAGACAA CAAGCTGCATGCCTTCATCTGGGACTCCGCGGTGCTGGAGTTCGAGGCCTCGCAGAAGTGCGACCTGGTGACGACTGGAGAGCTGTTCTTCCGCTCGGGCTTCGGCATAGGCATGCGCAAAGACAGCCCCTGGAAGCAGAACGTCTCCCTGTCCATCCTCAA GTCCCATGAGAATGGCTTCATGGAAGACCTGGACAAGACGTGGGTTCGGTATCAGGAATGTGACTCGCGCAGCAACGCCCCTGCGACCCTTACTTTTGAGAACATGGCAG GGGTCTTCATGCTAGTAGCTGGGGGCATCGTGGCCGGGATCTTCCTGATTTTCATTGAGATTGCCTACAAGCGGCACAAGGATGCTCGCCGGAAGCAGATGCAGCTGGCCTTTGCAGCCGTGAACGTGTGGAGGAAGAACCTGCAG AGTCGCCCGCCGGTACCCATTCCATAG
- the GRIN1 gene encoding glutamate receptor ionotropic, NMDA 1 isoform X7, giving the protein MSTMRLLTLALLFSCSVARAACDPKIVNIGAVLSTRKHEQMFREAVNQANKRHGSWKIQLNATSVTHKPNAIQMALSVCEDLISSQVYAILVSHPPTPNDHFTPTPVSYTAGFYRIPVLGLTTRMSIYSDKSIHLSFLRTVPPYSHQSSVWFEMMRVYSWNHIILLVSDDHEGRAAQKRLETLLEERESKAEKVLQFDPGTKNVTALLMEAKELEARVIILSASEDDAATVYRAAAMLNMTGSGYVWLVGEREISGNALRYAPDGILGLQLINGKNESAHISDAVGVVAQAVHELLEKENITDPPRGCVGNTNIWKTGPLFKRVLMSSKYADGVTGRVEFNEDGDRKFANYSIMNLQNRKLVQVGIYNGTHVIPNDRKIIWPGGETEKPRGYQMSTRLKIVTIHQEPFVYVKPTLSDGTCKEEFTVNGDPVKKVICTGPNDTSPGSPRHTVPQCCYGFCIDLLIKLARTMNFTYEVHLVADGKFGTQERVNNSNKKEWNGMMGELLSGQADMIVAPLTINNERAQYIEFSKPFKYQGLTILVKKEIPRSTLDSFMQPFQSTLWLLVGLSVHVVAVMLYLLDRFSPFGRFKVNSEEEEEDALTLSSAMWFSWGVLLNSGIGEGAPRSFSARILGMVWAGFAMIIVASYTANLAAFLVLDRPEERITGINDPRLRNPSDKFIYATVKQSSVDIYFRRQVELSTMYRHMEKHNYESAAEAIQAVRDNKLHAFIWDSAVLEFEASQKCDLVTTGELFFRSGFGIGMRKDSPWKQNVSLSILKSHENGFMEDLDKTWVRYQECDSRSNAPATLTFENMAGVFMLVAGGIVAGIFLIFIEIAYKRHKDARRKQMQLAFAAVNVWRKNLQDRKSGRAEPDPKKKATFRAITSTLASSFKRRRSSKDTQYHPTDITGPLNLSDPSVSTVV; this is encoded by the exons ATGAGCACCATGCGCCTGCTGACGCTCGCCCTGCTGTTCTCCTGCTCCGTTGCCCGTGCGGCGTGCGACCCCAAGATCGTCAACATTGGCGCGGTGCTGAGCACGCGGAAGCACGAGCAGATGTTCCGCGAGGCCGTGAACCAGGCCAACAAGCGGCACGGCTCCTGGAAGATTCAGCTCAATGCCACCTCCGTCACGCACAAGCCCAACGCCATCCAGATGGCTCTTTCGGTGTGCGAGGACCTCATCTCCAGCCAG GTCTACGCCATCCTAGTTAGCCATCCACCTACCCCCAACGACCACTTCACTCCCACCCCTGTCTCCTACACAGCCGGCTTCTACCGCATCCCCGTGCTGGGGCTGACCACCCGCATGTCCATCTACTCGGACAAG AGCATCCACCTGAGCTTCCTGCGCACCGTGCCGCCCTACTCCCACCAGTCGAGCGTGTGGTTTGAGATGATGCGTGTCTACAGCTGGAACCACATCATCCTGCTGGTCAGCGACGACCACGAGGGCCGGGCGGCTCAGAAGCGCCTGGAGACGCTGCTGGAGGAGCGTGAGTCCAAG GCAGAGAAGGTGCTGCAGTTTGACCCAGGGACCAAGAACGTGACGGCCCTGCTGATGGAGGCGAAAGAGCTGGAAGCCCGGGTCATCATCCTTTCTGCCAG CGAGGACGATGCTGCCACTGTATACCGCGCAGCCGCAATGCTGAACATGACGGGCTCCGGGTACGTGTGGCTGGTCGGGGAGCGCGAGATCTCGGGGAACGCCCTGCGCTACGCCCCGGACG GTATCCTCGGGCTGCAGCTCATCAACGGCAAGAACGAGTCGGCCCACATCAGCGACGCCGTGGGCGTGGTGGCCCAGGCCGTGCACGAGCTCCTCGAGAAGGAGAACATCACCGACCCGCCGCGGGGCTGCGTGGGCAACACCAACATCTGGAAGACCGGGCCGCTCTTCAAGAG AGTCCTGATGTCTTCCAAGTATGCGGACGGGGTGACCGGTCGTGTGGAGTTCAATGAGGATGGGGACCGGAAGTTCGCCAACTACAGCATCATGAACCTGCAGAACCGCAAGCTGGTGCAAGTGGGCATCTACAACGGCACCCAC GTCATCCCTAATGACAGGAAGATCATCTGGCCAGGCGGAGAGACAGAGAAGCCTCGAGGGTACCAGATGTCCACCAGACTGAAG aTTGTGACGATCCACCAGGAGCCCTTCGTGTACGTCAAGCCCACGCTGAGTGATGGGACATGCAAGGAGGAGTTCACAGTCAACGGCGACCCAGTCAAGAAGGTGATCTGCACCGGGCCCAATGACACGTCGCCGGGCAGCC CCCGCCACACGGTGCCTCAGTGCTGCTACGGCTTTTGCATCGACCTGCTCATCAAGCTGGCACGGACCATGAACTTCACCTACGAGGTGCACCTGGTGGCAGATGGCAAGTTCGGCACACAGGAGCGG GtgaacaacagcaacaagaaggagtggaatgggatgATGGGCGAGCTGCTCAGCGGGCAGGCAGACATGATCGTGGCGCCGCTAACCATAAACAACGAGCGCGCGCAGTACATCGAGTTTTCCAAGCCCTTCAAGTACCAGGGCCTGACTATTCTGGTCAAGAAG GAGATCCCCCGGAGCACGCTGGACTCGTTCATGCAGCCGTTCCAGAGCACACTGTGGCTGCTGGTGGGGCTGTCGGTGCACGTGGTGGCCGTGATGCTGTACCTGCTGGACCGCTTCAG CCCCTTCGGCCGGTTCAAGGTGAAcagcgaggaggaggaggaggacgcaTTGACCCTGTCCTCGGCCATGTGGTTCTCCTGGGGCGTCCTGCTCAACTCCGGCATCGGGGAAG GCGCCCCCAGAAGCTTCTCGGCGCGCATCCTGGGCATGGTGTGGGCCGGCTTTGCCATGATCATCGTGGCCTCCTACACCGCCAACCTGGCGGCCTTCCTGGTGCTGGACCGGCCGGAGGAGCGCATCACGGGCATCAACGACCCTCGG CTGAGGAACCCCTCGGACAAATTTATCTACGCCACGGTGAAGCAGAGCTCCGTGGACATCTACTTCCGGCGCCAGGTAGAGCTGAGCACCATGTACCGGCATATGGAGAAGCACAACTACGAGAGTGCGGCGGAGGCCATCCAGGCCGTGCGAGACAA CAAGCTGCATGCCTTCATCTGGGACTCCGCGGTGCTGGAGTTCGAGGCCTCGCAGAAGTGCGACCTGGTGACGACTGGAGAGCTGTTCTTCCGCTCGGGCTTCGGCATAGGCATGCGCAAAGACAGCCCCTGGAAGCAGAACGTCTCCCTGTCCATCCTCAA GTCCCATGAGAATGGCTTCATGGAAGACCTGGACAAGACGTGGGTTCGGTATCAGGAATGTGACTCGCGCAGCAACGCCCCTGCGACCCTTACTTTTGAGAACATGGCAG GGGTCTTCATGCTAGTAGCTGGGGGCATCGTGGCCGGGATCTTCCTGATTTTCATTGAGATTGCCTACAAGCGGCACAAGGATGCTCGCCGGAAGCAGATGCAGCTGGCCTTTGCAGCCGTGAACGTGTGGAGGAAGAACCTGCAG GATAGAAAGAGTGGTAGAGCAGAGCCTGACCCTAAAAAGAAAGCCACATTTAGGGCTATCACCTCCACCCTGGCTTCCAGCTTCAAGAGACGTAGGTCCTCCAAAGACACG
- the GRIN1 gene encoding glutamate receptor ionotropic, NMDA 1 isoform X4, with protein sequence MSTMRLLTLALLFSCSVARAACDPKIVNIGAVLSTRKHEQMFREAVNQANKRHGSWKIQLNATSVTHKPNAIQMALSVCEDLISSQVYAILVSHPPTPNDHFTPTPVSYTAGFYRIPVLGLTTRMSIYSDKSIHLSFLRTVPPYSHQSSVWFEMMRVYSWNHIILLVSDDHEGRAAQKRLETLLEERESKSKKRNYENLDQLSYDNKRGPKAEKVLQFDPGTKNVTALLMEAKELEARVIILSASEDDAATVYRAAAMLNMTGSGYVWLVGEREISGNALRYAPDGILGLQLINGKNESAHISDAVGVVAQAVHELLEKENITDPPRGCVGNTNIWKTGPLFKRVLMSSKYADGVTGRVEFNEDGDRKFANYSIMNLQNRKLVQVGIYNGTHVIPNDRKIIWPGGETEKPRGYQMSTRLKIVTIHQEPFVYVKPTLSDGTCKEEFTVNGDPVKKVICTGPNDTSPGSPRHTVPQCCYGFCIDLLIKLARTMNFTYEVHLVADGKFGTQERVNNSNKKEWNGMMGELLSGQADMIVAPLTINNERAQYIEFSKPFKYQGLTILVKKEIPRSTLDSFMQPFQSTLWLLVGLSVHVVAVMLYLLDRFSPFGRFKVNSEEEEEDALTLSSAMWFSWGVLLNSGIGEGAPRSFSARILGMVWAGFAMIIVASYTANLAAFLVLDRPEERITGINDPRLRNPSDKFIYATVKQSSVDIYFRRQVELSTMYRHMEKHNYESAAEAIQAVRDNKLHAFIWDSAVLEFEASQKCDLVTTGELFFRSGFGIGMRKDSPWKQNVSLSILKSHENGFMEDLDKTWVRYQECDSRSNAPATLTFENMAGVFMLVAGGIVAGIFLIFIEIAYKRHKDARRKQMQLAFAAVNVWRKNLQDRKSGRAEPDPKKKATFRAITSTLASSFKRRRSSKDTQYHPTDITGPLNLSDPSVSTVV encoded by the exons ATGAGCACCATGCGCCTGCTGACGCTCGCCCTGCTGTTCTCCTGCTCCGTTGCCCGTGCGGCGTGCGACCCCAAGATCGTCAACATTGGCGCGGTGCTGAGCACGCGGAAGCACGAGCAGATGTTCCGCGAGGCCGTGAACCAGGCCAACAAGCGGCACGGCTCCTGGAAGATTCAGCTCAATGCCACCTCCGTCACGCACAAGCCCAACGCCATCCAGATGGCTCTTTCGGTGTGCGAGGACCTCATCTCCAGCCAG GTCTACGCCATCCTAGTTAGCCATCCACCTACCCCCAACGACCACTTCACTCCCACCCCTGTCTCCTACACAGCCGGCTTCTACCGCATCCCCGTGCTGGGGCTGACCACCCGCATGTCCATCTACTCGGACAAG AGCATCCACCTGAGCTTCCTGCGCACCGTGCCGCCCTACTCCCACCAGTCGAGCGTGTGGTTTGAGATGATGCGTGTCTACAGCTGGAACCACATCATCCTGCTGGTCAGCGACGACCACGAGGGCCGGGCGGCTCAGAAGCGCCTGGAGACGCTGCTGGAGGAGCGTGAGTCCAAG AGTAAAAAAAGGAACTATGAAAACCTCGACCAACTGTCCTATGACAACAAGCGCGGACCCAAG GCAGAGAAGGTGCTGCAGTTTGACCCAGGGACCAAGAACGTGACGGCCCTGCTGATGGAGGCGAAAGAGCTGGAAGCCCGGGTCATCATCCTTTCTGCCAG CGAGGACGATGCTGCCACTGTATACCGCGCAGCCGCAATGCTGAACATGACGGGCTCCGGGTACGTGTGGCTGGTCGGGGAGCGCGAGATCTCGGGGAACGCCCTGCGCTACGCCCCGGACG GTATCCTCGGGCTGCAGCTCATCAACGGCAAGAACGAGTCGGCCCACATCAGCGACGCCGTGGGCGTGGTGGCCCAGGCCGTGCACGAGCTCCTCGAGAAGGAGAACATCACCGACCCGCCGCGGGGCTGCGTGGGCAACACCAACATCTGGAAGACCGGGCCGCTCTTCAAGAG AGTCCTGATGTCTTCCAAGTATGCGGACGGGGTGACCGGTCGTGTGGAGTTCAATGAGGATGGGGACCGGAAGTTCGCCAACTACAGCATCATGAACCTGCAGAACCGCAAGCTGGTGCAAGTGGGCATCTACAACGGCACCCAC GTCATCCCTAATGACAGGAAGATCATCTGGCCAGGCGGAGAGACAGAGAAGCCTCGAGGGTACCAGATGTCCACCAGACTGAAG aTTGTGACGATCCACCAGGAGCCCTTCGTGTACGTCAAGCCCACGCTGAGTGATGGGACATGCAAGGAGGAGTTCACAGTCAACGGCGACCCAGTCAAGAAGGTGATCTGCACCGGGCCCAATGACACGTCGCCGGGCAGCC CCCGCCACACGGTGCCTCAGTGCTGCTACGGCTTTTGCATCGACCTGCTCATCAAGCTGGCACGGACCATGAACTTCACCTACGAGGTGCACCTGGTGGCAGATGGCAAGTTCGGCACACAGGAGCGG GtgaacaacagcaacaagaaggagtggaatgggatgATGGGCGAGCTGCTCAGCGGGCAGGCAGACATGATCGTGGCGCCGCTAACCATAAACAACGAGCGCGCGCAGTACATCGAGTTTTCCAAGCCCTTCAAGTACCAGGGCCTGACTATTCTGGTCAAGAAG GAGATCCCCCGGAGCACGCTGGACTCGTTCATGCAGCCGTTCCAGAGCACACTGTGGCTGCTGGTGGGGCTGTCGGTGCACGTGGTGGCCGTGATGCTGTACCTGCTGGACCGCTTCAG CCCCTTCGGCCGGTTCAAGGTGAAcagcgaggaggaggaggaggacgcaTTGACCCTGTCCTCGGCCATGTGGTTCTCCTGGGGCGTCCTGCTCAACTCCGGCATCGGGGAAG GCGCCCCCAGAAGCTTCTCGGCGCGCATCCTGGGCATGGTGTGGGCCGGCTTTGCCATGATCATCGTGGCCTCCTACACCGCCAACCTGGCGGCCTTCCTGGTGCTGGACCGGCCGGAGGAGCGCATCACGGGCATCAACGACCCTCGG CTGAGGAACCCCTCGGACAAATTTATCTACGCCACGGTGAAGCAGAGCTCCGTGGACATCTACTTCCGGCGCCAGGTAGAGCTGAGCACCATGTACCGGCATATGGAGAAGCACAACTACGAGAGTGCGGCGGAGGCCATCCAGGCCGTGCGAGACAA CAAGCTGCATGCCTTCATCTGGGACTCCGCGGTGCTGGAGTTCGAGGCCTCGCAGAAGTGCGACCTGGTGACGACTGGAGAGCTGTTCTTCCGCTCGGGCTTCGGCATAGGCATGCGCAAAGACAGCCCCTGGAAGCAGAACGTCTCCCTGTCCATCCTCAA GTCCCATGAGAATGGCTTCATGGAAGACCTGGACAAGACGTGGGTTCGGTATCAGGAATGTGACTCGCGCAGCAACGCCCCTGCGACCCTTACTTTTGAGAACATGGCAG GGGTCTTCATGCTAGTAGCTGGGGGCATCGTGGCCGGGATCTTCCTGATTTTCATTGAGATTGCCTACAAGCGGCACAAGGATGCTCGCCGGAAGCAGATGCAGCTGGCCTTTGCAGCCGTGAACGTGTGGAGGAAGAACCTGCAG GATAGAAAGAGTGGTAGAGCAGAGCCTGACCCTAAAAAGAAAGCCACATTTAGGGCTATCACCTCCACCCTGGCTTCCAGCTTCAAGAGACGTAGGTCCTCCAAAGACACG